Proteins encoded by one window of Cryptococcus gattii WM276 chromosome K, complete sequence:
- a CDS encoding Hypothetical protein (Similar to SGTC gene model, INSD accession EAL18188.1; CNBK2060): MGRIYPRPGQPHTSSSPFSMSPQDERPPTRAHTATSSSSFPVLATPPSFHLDSLSLIDRGLTRKLEHPLDPLEQNSSVKRSFSALPFSPLGKSHEFSSPIATHALEDYHFPSNYTPADTSQRIPKNFIPQTHSPLISPDALLQVKRPKKKTKMDMNMAQTGSLAALPGIQTPLASYVAQMIVWLWYGQFQQQQPPSPISPSNSSILDPFDPTYHPQRISQLMVQPSSVFSEFVARLLQVTMVSHSVTLVAVLYVYRLKMRNVFYSTPGSENRPFVAALMLANKYLDDNTYTNATWSELAGIPLTEINRMETEFLVGLNYELGVKIDEYERWKMLLDEFMLSRGPSSAATTAKHRWNSGQTPSGAHLVCTPTFSYGTRAKSASPPRRLRPDYPAAPSSRKRSAADAFFLDSIPPPLPHDHLSVPPPSQSYSQDRPLRSALVTQTSNSSLARSASLNRQLARLPSNFGGRRGSTGHVYPAPTLKEPASQYQQPSPSTYGQLVQAAMQTEWDSSRALLAPYDDSLSPPHSVPPEHLMFYSLAAEPQVGTAGHPRKAILRYQAPIAGHPSSHPPHLSYPPYNPQASQAPYPYQAQPPDFSPQDAGVFDGQLHPPASYYPAGHASSHSETRGMYTPDPYTAAPVWPPMQVGPQPAQFANAGPPGYAYNPYVPTPARWEGFTPVTHGEVIYPGCARTPDGVLYYHPEPQIGGPPMWTSRSEWSSPISRFHM; encoded by the exons ATGGGAAGAATATATCCCCGGCCTGGTCAGCCCCACACTTCATCCTCGCCCTTCTCCATGTCGCCCCAAGACGAGAGGCCACCTACTCGAGCTCACACTgccacctcttcttccagctTTCCCGTACTTGCAACCCccccttctttccatctcgACTCCCTTTCTCTCATCGATCGTGGTTTGACCCGAAAGCTAGAGCACCCACTCGACCCTCTAGAACAAAATTCGAGTGTTAAACGTAGTTTTTCTGCACTGCCCTTCTCACCTTTAGGGAAATCACATGAGTTTTCATCCCCAATCGCCACACACGCTCTCGAGGATTACCACTTTCCTTCCAACTACACACCAGCAGATACATCTCAGAGGATACCAAAAAATTTCATTCCGCAGACTCATTCACCGCTCATATCCCCAGACGCTTTGTTACAAGTCAAAAGGCCAAAAAAGAAGACCAAGATGGACATGAACATGGCTCAGACTGGATCCTTGGCGGCTCTTCCTGGCATTCAAACACCTCTTGCATCCTATGTCG CCCAAATGATTGTCTGGCTTTGGTATGGTCAGTTCCAACAACAGCAACCACCTTCCCCCATTTCGCCTTCAAACTCCTCTATCCTAGATCCATTTGATCCTACATATCATCCTCAACGCATTTCGCAACTGATGGTCCAACCCTCTTCTGTTTTCAGTGAATTCGTGGCTAGGCTCCTTCAGGTCACTATGGTCTCACACAGCGTGACTTTAGTGGCAGTACTCTATGTCTATCGACTGAAAATGAGGAACGTGTTCTACTCCACGCCCGGCAGTGAAAATAGGCCATTCGTGGCTGCTTTGATGTTGGCCAATAAATATTTGGATGA TAATACGTATACCAACGCTACTTGGTCAGAGCTAGCAGGAATTCCTTTGACTGAGATCAAC CGTATGGAAACCGAATTTCTCGTTGGATTGAATTATGAGTTAGGGGTTAAAATAGACGAGTACGAGCGCTGGAAGATGTTGTTGGACGAATTCATGCTGTCTCGGGGCCCAAGTAGCGCAGCAACTACTGCAAAGCATAGGTGGAATTCTGGTCAGACACCATCCGGCGCCCATCTAGTGTGCACTCCAACGTTCTCCTATGGCACTCGAGCGAAATCAGCATCGCCACCGAGGCGACTGCGTCCTGATTACCCTGCTGCTCCGAGCAGTAGAAAACGATCAGCAGCGGATGCTTTCTTCTTGGATTCAATACCGCCACCTTTACCCCACGACCATCTTTCAGTTCCTCCGCCTAGTCAATCATATTCTCAAGACCGACCCCTTCGTTCCGCTTTAGTCACTCAGACTTCCAACTCGTCTCTGGCACGGTCAGCGTCACTTAATAGACAGCTCGCGCGTCTTCCTTCGAATTTTGGCGGACGGCGAGGTTCAACAGGACATGTATACCCAGCACCGACGCTGAAGGAGCCAGCATCGCAGTACCAGCAGCCTTCGCCATCGACTTATGGTCAATTAGTACAGGCCGCCATGCAAACGGAATGGGACAGCAGCCGGGCCTTACTTGCACCTTATGATGACAGCCTTTCCCCGCCTCACTCAGTTCCTCCAGAG CACCTCATGTTTTATTCACTTGCGGCTGAGCCACAAGTAGGAACTGCAGGTCACCCTCGTAAAGCCATCTTGCGATATCAAGCTCCTATTGCTGGACATCCTTCTAGCCATCCGCCTCATCTTTCATACCCGCCATATAATCCTCAAGCATCTCAAGCCCCATACCCTTACCAAGCTCAGCCTCCGGATTTTTCTCCTCAGGATGCCGGTGTGTTCGACGGCCAGCTCCATCCTCCAGCATCGTATTATCCGGCTGGTCATGCCAGTTCTCATTCCGAGACGCGAGGAATGTACACGCCTGACCCCTACACAGCTGCACCAGTCTGGCCCCCTATGCAAGTAGGCCCTCAGCCAGCTCAATTTGCGAACGCCGGACCGCCTGGGTACGCTTATAACCCGTACGTGCCTACCCCTGCGAGGTGGGAAGGTTTTACGCCGGTAACGCACGGTGAGGTGATCTACCCTGGCTGCGCCAGGACGCCGGATGGGGTGTTATACTATCATCCTGAGCCGCAGATCGGAGGGCCACCAATGTGGACATCGAGGAGCGAATGGTCGAGCCCTATTTCGAGATTTCACATGTGA